ataataataataataataataataataataataataataataataataataataataataacaaattatcCGGTTGGCCATTAAACTTTTGCGATCGTCGAGTTTTGGTCACTCAACTTTTAAAGGTCTGGTTTTGGCCACTAAACTGTATAAAGATGAGACGCGAGACCATTATGTTACATTTAGCCGTTAAGTACTTTGATCTGTCCGTTAGCGTGGTTTCCAAGACAAAAGACAGGGTCTTTTTAGGAAGTTCAAAATagcacttcttcttctttttgcaTAAACCTAAAGAAGGCAAATTCACCCGAGAAACTACAAGAgagaaggaaatggaagaagccTAGCTTGGAGCGCTGAACTCCGGCGATCTGGTCCCGGCGATTGACATAATGCAGTATAACATTTGGAGCTCAAAGCCCATGAACTCGTTCGCATCTGCTACAAGGACTACTTCTctagctttcttttttttttttccttttccaaccACTCGATTCGACCTTTCCATATAGACAGGTCATTGGTCCATTAGCATGGTGGAGAAACCGAGAAATCATTTTTATCCCTGGAAGATGCTATTGCAACCCAAGATGCAGTTTAATCAGAATTGATCGGAAAGGTTCGGAAAAATTCTAATCAGAATTAGATCAAAAAGgttaaaagacaaaaataattataattctGGCCAAATCCTTCATGTCTATTCTTCCTGAATTATCCTAATTTTCGACAAGCATTTTCCAGATAGGAAACTGATTTCAAGCTTTATCCACGCCCATCCTTGCACCGGCAGCCACATCCAAAGTCCAGATGGAAGAAACAGAGTGGAAAAAGCAGATGCAGAAACTTAACTTTGAAACTTGTACACATTTTTTTCGCAACCCACAGTAAAAAGGTACAGGTGTATGCCGTAATAATCCAAGTGGACACCGCTCAATCTTCAGATCTATCTGCCATTGTAGATTATGCTGCAAAGTTCCCATAACAATTTGATTTAAATGATGGGTCACCCCACAAAGGTTTTGACGCAGGGTATAAAATTACCCCTCTGGCTTTCAAAGTAGAACGACTTCTCCGGGATGGTGGTCTTGGCATTTGCAGGTGCAGCGAAGAATTTGATGCTCGGAAATCCACTGGTGGCGTTGGAGGAGTGATGCCTGCGGTGGATGAAAAGGGTCTGACGAAGATTTGAGGAAGGGGAGGAAGAAAAGCGACAATTTTTGAGAGAAGCATTGAATGCTACCATGAACTTCCTAAAAAAACCCTGTCTTTTGTCTTGGAAACCACGCTAACGGACAGATCAAAGAACTTAACGGCTAAATGTAACAGAATGGTCTCGCGTCTCATCTTTATACAGTTTAGTGGCCAAAACCAGACCTTTAAAAGTTGAGTGACCAAAACTCGACGATCGCAAAAGTTTAATGGCCAACCGGATAATTTGCTCTAATAATAATCCACTATTCAATTCCCATTTTAGTAGGTTGTTGAATTGACTACTTTTACTTTCTACTGAGTGGAAGCTCAATACTTTTGTCATGTGGCcatatttagtttttttttttaaatttgaatagattttgagtattttattttttttgtaacaatCAATTCCATCCATTTATTTTCACCCACttattccccttttctttttcactttcttAACTATCTCAATCCATTTAATTCTTACTTTACATACCAAAATTTACCAAATTGTGCAAAATGGCACTTGTAAGGCCTGTTCTCGTGAAATCTACATGGTGCTTTTGGCATTCCACGTAGTAAACGATTGAACAATAGgtgattatctttaaaaaaaaattagctacATGTAGTTAAGTTTTGTGGTGACTATATTCCCATATATGTGGCGAAGATAAGATCAAGAAGAGATGATTTTCTCTCACAATATTAGAAATCCACCTATTAGCAGGCATTACTCTGGCATTTGATCAATAAATTTGATTACCAAGAAAACCATCTAAATGTTGTGCTCGATGCTATAGTAATTGTTAGGTATGTCAAAAATAGTGTAAACCTTAAAATACACATTATGCTCCTTCAATTTTGTAGGACATTATCCAAATTTGTGAGGAGAATCCATCCTTTGAGAATCTTGTATAGGAAATGAGATTAGTCTAGTGACAGTACTTGCCTAGGAAATCGCAAATGGCGTACTATAATCTAAGCCTgcaatttcttttcctttttcttcccgTTTTGGAAACGTTTAACAAATTCCTAAAGTCAATAATTGAACGTTGCATTATCACATTGTCACATTTGGAACACAACTAACGCAGGACTTTGAAATGTCGGTCAAAATGGCTCTTAAATACACAACTGCCTTAAACCATTTGACACGTTAATTTGAGCGGATATTTAGTAGTAATATTTAAGTTCAAACTTGGATAGATTTGGTGTTCAAAACCTAATTGTTCATACTGTGCCACACTATTTGGTGAAATGATTTGAACAATTTGAATGATTGGATTTTTGAGCATCTGATCTATCTAAACTTAAGCCAATATTTAATCATTGTAGTGGGCATTTAATGTGATTTAACATCCTAAGTACCATTTCCATACATACTTTGTTTTATATATTGAAGACTTTGTATCATATAAAGTCGTTGATAACTCTTTTAACTTTAGTCCCTAAAATGCTTATTGATTAGTCATTAGTGATGTTCCCAATAATAGATTCATGTCCTATTTAACTTAATTTTTTATGTTAGAGGGGCCCAACTTGATAGACTTGATTACACGAGAATTTAGAAAGGATGTGTTACACTGTGCTAAACTGGTTGGAAGGGTTTCTCGTGTTTATTGTAAGTTAACAGGTTAAATGGGTCGTATCTTGTGAACACATGGAAAATCAAGTCTTGTTTAGTCTTTTTGACAACACATACAATAATGGTACAATATGACACCCTAAATTCTACTTGACTACCCTAATTAGATATTGATGCTTCACAACTCCCTAATGCCTACCCTAAATTCTACTTGACTTTAGAGGCAGCGACTATTGATTGTCAAAAGCTGCGGTCGGTTTGTAGTACAAATGCCATGGTGATTGCCTTCGCAAAGTCTTTACTTGATAATTGTAttattaaaaaagaattaacaaaggttagaaaggaaaaaaaaatcacatttttcttGATGATTAATCATGCTTATTTTTATTACTACTTAACATTAAAAGGAATTATTTTTTGTCCTTTTATACTTCATTTTTGTGATGGTCAATTTTGTTTCTCAAATATGTGGTCTTCGATCAATCAAATCCTTGGAGGACCTGAAATGGTCCATTCTGCCTAATAAATGCCTGAGGAATTTTGGAAGGGTTTCTTGGGTCGTATCTTGTGAACACATGAACAATGTAGTCATGAGACAAATAACACGTGCTGGTTGTATTTGGTTCATTCTTTTTCAACTTGACTTTAGAGGCAGTGACCTTTGACTGGTTTGTTTGTAATGTAAATGCCACGGTGATTGACTTTGAAGTGTGAATTCATTAAATgtgtttgaaaaaaagaattcaCAACGGGAAGGAGAAATTGACTGCTTTTATCTGTATTAAAATTGGCAAACTATCTATCAGGTCAAGAGTATATAAGGGTCCAATTAACGGCAAAGTATTAAGTTTCGACTTTTATGCGtatacagaaaaagaaaaagaatggcaaaaaaaattaattaattaaaaagaaGACTTTTGAAGTCTTGTCCATAAAGGGGGGATCCGTCATGTCTCATTTTGTAGTTCATGCAAATAAACAAAGTAACCAATATGTCCAGCCTCACCTGAGCTAGACCAAAAGAAATCATGCTTCCAAATTTCATTACAGAGGTTTTcgtttttatgtttattttagTGCTGCATACACCAGCCCCATCATTTCCTCCCAAAGTTTGTGCATCAGATTTTGCTGAAGAGGCCGCTTCACTCTTCAAATGGAAATCCAATTTTGCAAACAAGGATAGTTCCCTCTTCATTTCGTGGAATGTACCGCCAACCAAAGCCAATAATTCTTCCAGCCCCTGCACTTGGGCTGGTGTTTCATGCAATGTTGATGGAAGTGTCAACAGATTGAACCTCACAAATTCCAGTGTCAACTCTACACTCTATGACTTCCCATTTTCATCCTTGCCAAATCTTGAATATGTTGATCTGTCGATGAATGAGCTTTTTGGCAGCATACCAGCCCAGATTGGCAATCTCTCCAAGCTCATTTATCTCGATTTCTCGTTCAATCAGCTGTCACGAGAAATCCCACCCGAAATTGGGTTGTTACGAAATCTTCAAGTCCTCCATCTGAGACAAAATCACTTGTCTGGTCCAATTCCTGAGGAATTAAGCCATTTAGTCTATCTTACTGAGGTTGATTTGAATACCAATAATATCAATGGCACAATTCCATCTTCCTTGGCAAATTTGGTTAACTTGACATACTTGTCTTTGTATGGAAACCTATTATCTGGTTCCATTCCTCCAGAAATAGGAAACTTATCCAATCTTGTCACTGCTTTTTTGAGCTCTAACCTTCTAACACGTTCAATTCCACCTGATCTAGGTAACCTCAATAAGTTGGAGACCTTGTTCCTTTTCCAAAACAATCTGTCCGGTTCCATTCCAGTTGAGTTAGGGCAGTTGAAATCACTTCAAATTTTGAGCTTGTTCGGAAATAATCTCATTGGCACAATTCCAACATCACTGGGTAATCTGACAAATTTGACTGTCCTCCATCTCTATGATAACCAACTCTCAGGCTCAATTCCCCAAGAGTTGGGCAACCTAGAGCTACTTACAGATTTGGAACTAGACAGGAATGAACTGAGGGGTTCTATTCCTAAATCATTTGGTGATCTGAGCAACCTGGAATCTCTGTTTCTGCGTGAAAACCAACTTTCTGATTCCATTCCAGAGGAACTTGGGAAGTTGGCAAAGTTGGCTGTGATGGAAATGGATACAAATCAATTCTCTGGTCATCTACCGGAACATCTTTGCCAAAATAGAACACTTCAAAACTTCACGGTAAGCAACAACAGGCTGACCGGTCCAATCCCGATAAGCTTGAAAAATTGCTCGAGTTTATTTAGAGCTCGATTTCAGGGAAACCAGCTGACTGGGAACCTGTCAGAGATGTTTGGTATCTACCCCAACTTGAATTTCATGGATCTTAGCAACAATGAATTCTATGGCGGAATTTCTGGCAACTGGGGTAGATGCCCAAACTTGGCAGCACTTTTTCTCGCCGACAATCACCTCACAGGTCGGATCCCTTCAGAGCTGGGAAATGTATCTCAACTTCATGTACTTGATTTGTCTTCCAATGACTTTACTGGGGAAATTCCAAAGCAAGTTATGATGCTGGCTTCTATGCTCAAACTAAATCTACAAAATAACCAACTTTTTGGCAATATACCTGAAGAAGTAGGTCAGCTCAAAAATCTGCTTTATCTTGACCTGTCAGGAAATTTCTTGCATGGATCTATCCCagaaaattttggagatttCCAGCAATTGTTTTACCTGAATTTGAGCAACAACAACTTGAGTCAACAGATTCCACCTCAGATGGGTGAGTTAACTCGACTTTCTATCTTGGATCTGAGTCATAATTACATCACAGGAGAAATACCATCTGAGTTCGGAAGTTTACAGAGTCTAGAGATATTGGATCTTTCCCATAATTACCTCTCGGGTTTCCTTCCAAAGGCTTTGGCAGAGCTGCCTGGTTCTTTGCATATTAACATATCTTTCAATAACTTTGAGGGTCCAATTCCTTACGGCAAAGCCTTTAAAAATATCACCATAGAAGAACTGAGGGGAAACAAAGGTTTGTGTGGCAATATTACTGGTTTACAAGTATGTGAAAGTCCTCGATTGAGTAGAAAGCATGTAAAGGGTAAGGGGTTCAAACTTGTTCTTGTAATTGTGCTCCCTCTTCTAGGATCACTCTTACTTCTTTGTGCATTCTTTGGAGCTCTTAAAGTTTGtcgacaaagaaaaagaaagaccaCAGAGAATGTCGAGGATGCTGATTTGTTTTCCATAACCACCTATGATGGCAAAGCAATGTACCGAGAAATTATAAAAGCAACAGAAGAGTTTAGCCAAATATTCTGCATCGGGGAGGGAGGTTTTGGAAGTGTGTACAAAACAGTTCTTCCACCTTCTAACTTAGTAGCTGTAAAGAGACTTCATCTGTTGCCCGAGAAGGTCTACTTCGACAGTTTCTTGAACGAGATAAGAGCCTTGACAAACATCAAGCATAGAAACATTGTGAAACTCTATGGGTTCTGCTCAACTTCCAAACACTCCTTGTTGGTCTATGAGTACCTTGAGCGAGGTAGCTTGGCCAAAATTTTTAGCGTGGATGAAGAAGCCAAGGAACTAGACTGGGAAAAGAGGGTGAACATCATCAAAGGCGTGGCTCATGCCCTATCTTACATGCATCATGATTGCACGCCTTCAATAGTTCATCGGGACATATCAAGTAACAATGTTTTGCTTGATTCAGAATATGAGGCTCGTCTTTCAGACTTCGGCACTGCTAAATTTCTCAGGAAGGACTCATCCAATTGGACTACTCTTGCTGGCACAATTGGATATGTAGCACCAGGTAATTCGCAAGTGTTATAATTTCTCTCTGTTTTCAGGTATTTAAGTGATAACATGATAACATGATTTTCCTTGCAGAGCTTGCCTATACAATGAGAGTCACTGAAAAATGTGATGTCTATAGCTTTGGAATCTTGACATTGGAAACAATCAAAGGGACGCACCCTGGTGACATAGTTGCCAATCTAATGTCTTCAACACCTGGAAACATAGAACTCAAGGACTTGTTGGATCAGAGACTTCCGCATCCCACGGAAGAAACTGAAAAGATTCTGATATCCACCATCAAACTAGCAAAGGCGTGTTTACATGTGAATCCAGAATCTAGGCCTACTATGCATATGATTTCTAGTTTGTTATCTGTTGGTGCACCATGTCGCCAACAAGTAGGCAAGTATTAGGTAACAAATAGCCCCAGTaaggattttcttttttttttttggtaacaaataaattaaggtgtaatttcattttacCTTAAATCTTGCCTCCCTTTCACTCAATATCTCATGTTTATTACTTTGTCGGTGATGGGACGGTGAGCAAAGCAGATGAGCACTTTAATTGCTAGCCCAGTAGACTCTTGTACATTTTTGGGTGCTATTCAAGTATTTTTCCTAATCATTCTAGCAGTATAAAACGTCACGTTTACCATTGAAAAATCAAGTCTCTATAATATACGTTTTACATAAGCACTTTTTTCCCTAATCACTTCAATTCATCACATGAATTGCCAAACATAAAAGATATTCAACATCATGTTTACCTTTCTAAAATCAAATCTCTACAATATAACGTTTTATATCTGAGAGCCAAATTGTGCCCAACTAAAAATTACCTAAGCCAAGATTCAGAACATGTTATTGCAACATTATTCTAGTCAAATAATTATTCTTTGTCTATTACTCTTGttcttttttgtaattttatccAAGATACTATtgttaattaaataaaacaaatcGCCCCAGTGAGTTAAACTAAGTCATGATCAACCAGGTATCAGTGGTTCATGGATTTATCCCAAACAGACTCGGCAATCAGCACAGAAAAGCCCAAATTCTAACATCATTGTATAAGTCGTCTTTAGATTTAGACCCAAACAAACATAGATGAACCCAAAAAAATTCGGACCACTTCTCAATTTGTGCGTGTGATCCTTGCACAAGGGCCGTGCTAAGCGTCTTTGAATGGTTTCAATTAGgagtgcaaacgaatcgagccgctcgcgagcgggtCTCGATTCAAGCTCGACTTGAACTCGatcaatatcgagctcgagctggTCGAGTCAAAGTCAAATTCGAACTCgatttcaaaatattaaacttgtTAGCCTGCGAGCCGGGAgctcgaatatatatatatatatatattttttttttatatattttttttattttaatagtaaaattacataaatatccttaatattttataatttattaagaaaaaaatattattttatttattttttaaaaaataaaataattatttttattttttcgagctcgagcttcaaaattgtcagctcgtcgagctcgagctcgagttcgaattcgataaaattaagtcaaaactcgactcgattaggcCAAAACTCGACTTGACTCGGCTCGTTTACAGTCCTAGTtccaattttatcaaatgtcCACTGAAGGCTGGGATGTCAATTGGGCTTCTTTAGTTGAGTTTTAGCAATTTCAAACTCAAATCACAAATTATACGGATTTTTGGGTTTTGGGTTATTGGGTTTTGGATTCATGTTAAAAGATTCAAACTTAATTCACACTATTATATGAGTTTCGGGGCCAAATTGGGATAGGCCCAAGCTCATAATTAAATACctaatttatattatataatttataattatgaattaatataaatttataattataaattttatatataaatgaTCAATATTTTATATCTTAATGtgtataattataaattatagatattattatatatttatatatatataattatagtCATATATGGGCAGGGTTTTAATCAAGTTTGAGCCTTGTTTGGCACTGCTAAATTTCTGCAGAGGGACTCGTCCAATTGGACTCCTCTTGCTGGCACATTAGTCAATATAAACAACCACTAACATGTTTTGCTTGATTTAGAATACGTGGCTTGGTTCAGACTTTGGCACTGCTAAATTTCTGCAGAAGGACTCATCCAATTGGACTCCTCTTGCTGGCACATTGGGATATATTGCACCAGGTAATTAACAGGATTATAATTTCTCTCTATTTTCAGGTATTAAGTGTACAGGTTTCGCGGATAACATGATTTTCCATGCAGAATTTGCCTACACAATCAGAGTTACTGAAAAATGTGACGTTTATATCTTTGGGGTCCTGACATTGAAAATAATCAAGGGGAAGCACCCTGGGGAATTAGTTGGCCATCTGATGTCTTCAACAGCTGGAGACAGAGAATTGAAAGACTTGTTGGACCAGAGACTTTCGCATCCCTcacaagaaattgaaaagaTTCTGGTATTCGTCCTCAAAAAAGCAGTGGCATGTTTACATGTGAATCCAGAATCTTGGCCAACTATGCATCTAATTTCTAGTTTGTTAAAATTGTAATTCTTAAAAAGGTTCCAAACCTATAAAATTGTATTCTTAAGAAGTTCCAAACCTATTATAGgtattttataaataaataccCCCCACTGGCCAACACattaatgatttttttagttctattttatttttgttttaacaaATGAATCAAGGAACTTACGGTCCCTGTTA
This Coffea arabica cultivar ET-39 chromosome 3e, Coffea Arabica ET-39 HiFi, whole genome shotgun sequence DNA region includes the following protein-coding sequences:
- the LOC113737807 gene encoding uncharacterized protein — protein: MNELFGSIPAQIGNLSKLIYLDFSFNQLSREIPPEIGLLRNLQVLHLRQNHLSGPIPEELSHLVYLTEVDLNTNNINGTIPSSLANLVNLTYLSLYGNLLSGSIPPEIGNLSNLVTAFLSSNLLTRSIPPDLGNLNKLETLFLFQNNLSGSIPVELGQLKSLQILSLFGNNLIGTIPTSLGNLTNLTVLHLYDNQLSGSIPQELGNLELLTDLELDRNELRGSIPKSFGDLSNLESLFLRENQLSDSIPEELGKLAKLAVMEMDTNQFSGHLPEHLCQNRTLQNFTVSNNRLTGPIPISLKNCSSLFRARFQGNQLTGNLSEMFGIYPNLNFMDLSNNEFYGGISGNWGRCPNLAALFLADNHLTGRIPSELGNVSQLHVLDLSSNDFTGEIPKQVMMLASMLKLNLQNNQLFGNIPEEVGQLKNLLYLDLSGNFLHGSIPENFGDFQQLFYLNLSNNNLSQQIPPQMGELTRLSILDLSHNYITGEIPSEFGSLQSLEILDLSHNYLSGFLPKALAELPGSLHINISFNNFEGPIPYGKAFKNITIEELRGNKGLCGNITGLQVCESPRLSRKHVKGKGFKLVLVIVLPLLGSLLLLCAFFGALKVCRQRKRKTTENVEDADLFSITTYDGKAMYREIIKATEEFSQIFCIGEGGFGSVYKTVLPPSNLVAVKRLHLLPEKVYFDSFLNEIRALTNIKHRNIVKLYGFCSTSKHSLLVYEYLERGSLAKIFSVDEEAKELDWEKRVNIIKGVAHALSYMHHDCTPSIVHRDISSNNVLLDSEYEARLSDFGTAKFLRKDSSNWTTLAGTIGYVAPELAYTMRVTEKCDVYSFGILTLETIKGTHPGDIVANLMSSTPGNIELKDLLDQRLPHPTEETEKILISTIKLAKACLHVNPESRPTMHMISSLLSVGAPCRQQVGKY